Proteins encoded within one genomic window of Streptomyces profundus:
- a CDS encoding cupin domain-containing protein produces the protein MTLAHLAQREQQQKLEWLDGGTFSVLLGKDDTEGKLTVGRFDVPRGEAPPFHLHTREDEVFLLLKGTAVVWCGDEEHELGEGGIVYLPRGIPHSYRITSQRADLLMITTPGGIEGMFRHAGRDVTTPRPEGFELSPSLLAEASELYGNVIVGPPR, from the coding sequence ATGACCCTGGCTCATCTGGCGCAGCGCGAGCAGCAGCAGAAGCTCGAATGGCTCGACGGAGGCACGTTCTCCGTGCTGCTCGGCAAGGACGACACCGAGGGGAAGCTCACCGTGGGCCGGTTCGATGTCCCCCGGGGCGAGGCGCCGCCGTTCCATCTGCACACGCGCGAGGATGAGGTGTTCCTGCTCCTCAAGGGCACCGCCGTGGTGTGGTGCGGCGACGAGGAACACGAGTTGGGTGAGGGAGGGATCGTCTACCTCCCGCGCGGCATCCCGCACTCCTACCGCATCACCTCCCAGCGCGCGGACCTCCTCATGATCACCACACCCGGCGGTATCGAGGGCATGTTCCGCCATGCCGGACGGGACGTGACCACACCGCGTCCCGAGGGCTTCGAGCTCTCCCCTTCCCTGCTGGCGGAGGCCTCCGAGCTGTACGGAAACGTCATCGTCGGCCCACCGCGATGA
- a CDS encoding ABC-F family ATP-binding cassette domain-containing protein, which translates to MPSSPSQLTLHNITKAYDEKVVLDRVSFAVKPGEKVGVIGDNGSGKSTLLRLIAGYERPDHGELTVSAPGGLGYLAQTLALPPRASVAEAIDLALADLRQLEERMRRAEADLGRRSGPALDEAMAQYAILVERYEARDGYQAEARVDIALHALGLPELARDRRLGTLSGGERSRLALAATLASQPELLLLDEPTNDLDDQAVAWLESQLRAHAGTVIAVTHDRVFLDQLTTTVLEIDAGRVARYGDGYDGYLTAKAAERRRRLQQYETWLAELERHERVADAQVNRLDAIPRKNPMASFGSGAFRSRNRDHGAMSRIRNAKERVERLTANPVTPPPDPLTFTARIRTDLANGDLADGGPGDGGPADGGPAVAPDDRAGRRDGGRDGGRGGEGAGPDVELTEVRVGDRLLVPSLRLAQADRVLITGPNGAGKSTLLRVIAGELPPDAGTVRVAGNVGHLRQRETPWPARYSVLRAFAHGRENPGDLDEHIQSLLSLGLFGLDELSLKVGELSYGQRRRIELARLVSDPVDVLLLDEPTNHLSPALVEDLETALADYDGTLVVVSHDRLLRSRFTGRHLALRDGRIEPPH; encoded by the coding sequence GGTCGTCCTCGATCGGGTCAGCTTCGCGGTCAAGCCCGGCGAGAAGGTGGGTGTGATCGGTGACAACGGGTCGGGGAAGTCCACCCTGCTGCGTCTGATCGCGGGCTACGAGCGCCCGGACCACGGCGAGTTGACCGTCTCGGCGCCCGGCGGGCTCGGCTATCTGGCGCAAACCCTGGCGCTGCCGCCCAGGGCCAGCGTCGCGGAGGCGATCGACCTCGCCCTCGCCGACCTGCGCCAGCTTGAGGAACGCATGCGCCGCGCCGAGGCGGATCTCGGCCGGCGCTCGGGGCCCGCACTGGACGAGGCCATGGCCCAGTACGCCATCCTCGTCGAACGGTACGAGGCGCGCGACGGATACCAGGCGGAGGCCAGGGTGGACATCGCCCTGCACGCGCTCGGGCTGCCGGAGCTGGCAAGGGACCGCCGGTTGGGCACGCTCTCCGGCGGCGAGCGATCCCGGTTGGCGCTGGCCGCCACGCTGGCCTCCCAGCCTGAGCTGCTGCTGCTGGACGAGCCGACGAACGATCTGGACGACCAGGCCGTCGCCTGGCTGGAGTCCCAGCTCCGCGCCCATGCCGGCACGGTGATCGCGGTCACCCACGACCGGGTCTTCCTGGACCAACTCACCACCACCGTGCTGGAGATCGACGCCGGCCGGGTCGCCCGTTACGGCGACGGCTACGACGGCTATCTGACCGCCAAGGCGGCCGAACGCCGCCGCCGGCTCCAGCAGTACGAGACATGGCTCGCCGAACTCGAACGCCACGAGCGCGTCGCCGACGCCCAGGTCAACCGGCTCGACGCCATCCCCCGCAAGAACCCGATGGCCAGCTTCGGCTCCGGCGCCTTCCGGTCCCGCAACCGGGACCATGGCGCGATGAGCCGCATCCGAAACGCCAAGGAGCGCGTCGAACGGCTCACCGCCAACCCCGTCACCCCGCCCCCTGACCCGCTGACCTTCACCGCCCGCATCAGAACCGACCTCGCGAACGGCGACCTGGCGGACGGCGGCCCGGGGGACGGCGGCCCGGCGGACGGCGGCCCGGCCGTGGCGCCGGACGACCGTGCTGGCCGTCGGGATGGCGGACGGGATGGCGGTCGGGGTGGCGAAGGGGCGGGCCCCGATGTGGAGTTGACCGAGGTCCGGGTGGGCGACCGGCTTCTCGTGCCGTCGCTGCGCCTTGCCCAGGCCGACCGGGTGCTGATCACCGGGCCCAACGGCGCCGGGAAGAGCACGCTGCTGCGTGTGATCGCCGGAGAGCTGCCGCCCGACGCGGGAACCGTCAGGGTCGCGGGGAACGTCGGCCATCTGCGCCAGCGGGAGACGCCCTGGCCCGCCCGCTACAGCGTGCTGCGGGCCTTCGCCCATGGCCGGGAGAACCCCGGCGACCTGGACGAACACATCCAGAGCCTGCTCTCCCTCGGCCTGTTCGGCTTGGACGAGCTGAGCCTGAAGGTCGGCGAACTCTCCTACGGGCAGCGGCGCCGCATCGAGTTGGCGCGCCTGGTCAGCGACCCGGTGGACGTGCTGCTGTTGGACGAGCCCACCAACCATCTCTCGCCCGCCCTGGTCGAGGACCTGGAGACCGCGCTCGCCGACTACGACGGCACCCTCGTGGTCGTCAGCCACGACCGCCTCCTCCGCAGCCGCTTCACCGGCCGCCATCTGGCCCTGCGGGACGGCCGGATCGAACCGCCGCACTAG
- a CDS encoding SigE family RNA polymerase sigma factor has product MRRRDEESYRQFAEGRGPALYRSACLMTSGDTHLAEDLVQETLGRMYTMWNRRRCIENPGAYAKKVLVRVYLTHRRRRSSDEQPAPWLPEQPIEIGDSSLRVTLLQALAALPRKDRAVLVLRYWEDLSIEQTAAAMSTSSSAVRSRSSRALVKLRAQLEHTGFAELTAV; this is encoded by the coding sequence ATGAGGCGGCGGGACGAAGAGTCTTATCGCCAGTTCGCCGAGGGCCGGGGCCCGGCGCTCTACCGTTCGGCATGTTTGATGACCAGCGGCGACACCCATCTCGCCGAGGATCTCGTGCAGGAGACCCTCGGGCGCATGTACACGATGTGGAATCGCAGACGCTGCATCGAAAATCCGGGCGCATACGCCAAGAAGGTGCTGGTCCGCGTCTATCTGACCCACCGAAGACGGCGCAGCAGCGACGAGCAGCCCGCCCCCTGGCTGCCGGAACAGCCCATCGAGATAGGAGACTCGTCGCTGAGGGTCACCCTGCTCCAGGCCCTCGCCGCCCTTCCACGCAAGGACCGGGCGGTGCTGGTCCTGCGGTACTGGGAGGACCTGAGCATCGAGCAGACGGCCGCCGCCATGAGCACCAGCTCCAGCGCCGTCCGCTCCCGCAGCAGCAGGGCCCTGGTCAAGCTCAGGGCCCAGCTGGAGCACACCGGCTTCGCCGAACTCACCGCCGTCTGA
- a CDS encoding MarR family winged helix-turn-helix transcriptional regulator has translation MNDPGPPLPSSAREGRLSHAVFQLARAHRSRAAAMLRAMDLHPGQELLLMRLFDKDGQPQSELLGSVGLDHSTVSKSLRRMRDAGLLTREPAAHDRRAAVIWLTEKGRALREPLTAMWRTLEEASVRDLSPEEVDAFIDIAHRIEGAVGDRDRPPPP, from the coding sequence TTGAACGATCCCGGACCGCCGCTGCCGAGCTCGGCCCGCGAGGGACGCCTGAGCCACGCGGTCTTCCAGCTCGCCCGAGCCCACCGGAGCCGCGCCGCCGCCATGCTTCGCGCCATGGACCTCCACCCGGGGCAGGAGCTGCTGCTGATGCGGCTCTTCGACAAGGACGGCCAGCCCCAGTCCGAACTCCTCGGCAGCGTCGGCCTGGACCACTCCACCGTCTCCAAGTCCCTGCGCCGGATGCGGGACGCCGGACTGCTCACCCGCGAACCGGCGGCGCACGACCGGCGGGCGGCGGTCATCTGGCTTACCGAGAAGGGGCGCGCCCTGCGGGAGCCCCTCACGGCGATGTGGCGGACGCTGGAGGAAGCGTCCGTGCGGGATCTGAGCCCCGAGGAGGTCGACGCCTTTATCGACATCGCCCACCGGATCGAGGGGGCGGTCGGCGACCGTGACCGCCCACCGCCGCCGTAG